Within the Pseudomonas mendocina genome, the region ATCGCCGAACAGCTGGGCTGGCAGGCAGCCCTATGGCTGGTCACCCTACTTGGCCTGGTGGCCTTCTTCGGCCTGCTGCTGAAGCTCCCTTCCCTCCCGGCAGCCACCGCCACCACGCTGGGCCAGAAGCTGGCAATCCTCGGCGACCGCCATGTACTGGTGATCCTGTTGGTGTCGCTGCTCGCTGCCATCGCCAGCCTGGGCATGTATACCTTCATTGCTCCACTTCTGGGTGACCCTAACTATGGCGCTGTGCGTTCGGTCACCCCCTACCTGTGGATCTGGGGCATCGGTGGTGTGCTGGGCAGCTTCCTGATCGGCCCGCTGGTGGATCGCATCAGGGGCCCGGTGCTGACCTTCGCCATCATGCTGATCCTCGCCGTGTCGCTGTTCGTGCTGCCGTTGGCGGCAACCCTGAACACCTGGCTGGTCATGCTGCCTATCGCCCTGTGGGGCGCGGTTGGCTGGGCGCTGCAGGTGCCACAAAACAACCAACTGATCCTGGCGCGCCAAACCCAGGGCGACGGCAACCTGGCCATCGCGCTAAACGAATCGGCACTCTACCTGGGCAGCGCAATCGGCGCCGCAGCCGGCGGCTTCGTGCTGCTGTTGCAGATGCCCACCTGGACTCTGGCCGCCAGTGCCGGAGGTGTCGCAATG harbors:
- a CDS encoding MFS transporter produces the protein MHTLNQPPIYLIALGAFALGMTSYVTAGLIPMIEASFAVSVAVAAQLVTAFTLAYGLGSPVFVALTPAHHQRAGLLLALGLFVIANAASALAESFTALTAWRAIAGIGAGVYLAMGIGASAAVSTPEHRGKAIAIIMGGMASGVVLGVPLSLLIAEQLGWQAALWLVTLLGLVAFFGLLLKLPSLPAATATTLGQKLAILGDRHVLVILLVSLLAAIASLGMYTFIAPLLGDPNYGAVRSVTPYLWIWGIGGVLGSFLIGPLVDRIRGPVLTFAIMLILAVSLFVLPLAATLNTWLVMLPIALWGAVGWALQVPQNNQLILARQTQGDGNLAIALNESALYLGSAIGAAAGGFVLLLQMPTWTLAASAGGVAMLGALLQLINLRRQAGCNNGLQAGHSD